In Spirosoma sp. KUDC1026, the sequence TTCCGCTGGGTTCGTCGGCGAAAACAATGGCCGGTTCGTTGATCAGTGCCCTCGCTACGGCCGCCCGTTGCTGTTCTCCCCCCGACATTTGCGATGGCAGGTGATTGAGCCGGTGCTGCAGGCCCAGCGTCGTCAGCAGCGACTCCGCCCGTTGCCGGACAGCTTTCTCATCTTTCTTCGCAATGTAGCCCGGCAGGCAGACATTTTCCAGCGCCGTAAATTCGGGCAGCAGGTTATTGAACTGGAAGACAAACCCGATCTGCTCATTTCGGAAACGGGCCAGCTGCCGGTCGTTCAGCGCGAATACGTTCTCGCCGGCAATGTGCAGTTCGCCGGAATCAGGGCGATCGAGTGTTCCCAGAATCTGAAGCAGGGTCGTTTTCCCGGCCCCCGACGCGCCAACGATGGATACCACTTCACCCGGCTCGACCGCGAGATCGATTCCTTTCAGGACGGGCAGCTCGCCGTATTGCCGGCGCAGGGCGGTAGTTTTGAGTAGAGACAAGCTAAAACGATTTATATAATGACACGCTGGAGCCTTAAAGACAGTGGACTATTGGACAAAGTGCCCTCCTGCAACGACAAAGCCAAGATAATTCACTTACTTTGCCCACAAAAATACGATTTCCAACACTCCTTGTTGCAGTTGTCATGAACATACACGAGTATCAGGGTAAAGAAATTCTGAAGAAATACGGCGTCCGTATTCAGGAAGGCATTGTTGCCGAGTCACCCGAGAAAGCCGTAGAAGCCGCCAAACAGATTATGGCGCAGTCCGGGTCGAAGTTTGTGGTCGTTAAATCACAGATTCACGCCGGTGGACGCGGTAAGGGCAAAATTGTCGGTTCGGAACAGCGGGGTGTTGCCCTGGCTAAATCCGTTGACGACGTTCGGGATATCGCCAAAAATCTGATCGGCAACGTACTGGTTACCCACCAGACGGGTCCTGAAGGCCGCAAAGTAAACAAAGTTCTGGTGGCTCAGGACGTATTCTACCCTGGCGCTTCGGAGCCGAAAGAGATGTATATCAGCATCCTGCTCGACCGGTCTAAAGCCTGCAACGTCATTATGGCCAGCACCGAAGGTGGTATGGACATCGAGGAAGTTGCCGAAAATACGCCCGAGAAAATCGTTAAAGAGTGGATTGATCCGGCCGTTGGTCTGCAGCCTTTCCAGGCGCGCAAAGTAGCGTTTGGACTGGGTCTGGAAGGCGA encodes:
- a CDS encoding ABC transporter ATP-binding protein, translating into MSLLKTTALRRQYGELPVLKGIDLAVEPGEVVSIVGASGAGKTTLLQILGTLDRPDSGELHIAGENVFALNDRQLARFRNEQIGFVFQFNNLLPEFTALENVCLPGYIAKKDEKAVRQRAESLLTTLGLQHRLNHLPSQMSGGEQQRAAVARALINEPAIVFADEPSGNLDSHNAEELHQLFFQLRDEFGQTFIIVTHNEALAALADRTVTIRDGVII